The following are encoded in a window of Castanea sativa cultivar Marrone di Chiusa Pesio chromosome 9, ASM4071231v1 genomic DNA:
- the LOC142610354 gene encoding uncharacterized protein LOC142610354 translates to MGSFTNTTNFDNLLLQTLMGRLQIRPPTATTTTNPFHSQSLEDLLFEAANFSDDNDDDEDDGENGSSKTQLAKEESKLEKEIVRVILSGKTDSLKPNSGQAVTIGEHHICVGFHEETGSDYRVWEWHGHIMLFDEENGYTPEYIYGNYFERLLVKSRGVDEEKEKEKEKEEEKEEKVGNLGLRELIGGGDSGGARILHRNVNAGSPRF, encoded by the exons ATGGGGTCATTCACCAACACCACCAACTTCGACAATCTCCTCCTCCAAACTCTCATGGGTCGCCTCCAAATCCGCCCTCCCACcgccacaaccaccaccaaccCTTTCCACTCTCAGTCCCTCGAAGACCTCCTCTTCGAAGCCGCCAATTTCTCCGACGACAACGATGATGACGAAGACGACGGTGAGAATGGCAGTAGCAAAACCCAGCTCGCCAAAGAAGAATCCAAGCTCGAAAAGGAAATCGTCCGAGTCATCCTTAGTGGCAAGACCGATTCTCTGAAACCCAACTCGGGTCAGGCCGTGACTATCGGTGAGCACCACATTTGTGTCGGGTTTCACGAGGAAACGGGTTCGGATTATCGGGTGTGGGAGTGGCATGGGCATATAATGCTTTTCGATGAAGAAAATGGGTACACGCCTGAGTATATATATGGGAATTACTTCGAGAGGTTGTTGGTTAAGTCGCGTGGCGTtgatgaagagaaagagaaagagaaagaaaaagaggaggAGAAGGAAGAGAAGGTTGGGAACTTGGGGCTAAGAGAGTTGATTGGTGGTGGCGATTCGGGCGGGGCTCGGATTCTTCATCGTAATGTCAATGCTGGTTCTCCAAG GTTTTAG
- the LOC142610356 gene encoding soluble inorganic pyrophosphatase 4-like, protein MVPPIETPNKNHDAHYAPHAPLNERILSSMTRRSVAAHPWHDLEIGPGAPTVFNTVVEISKGSKVKYELDKKTGLIKVDRVLYSSVVYPHNYGFIPRTLCEDNDPMDVLVIMQEPVLPGCFLRARAIGLMPMIDQGEKDDKIIAVCADDPEYRDINDIKDLPPHRLAEIRRFFEDYKKNENKEVAVNDFLPASAAYEAIQYSMNLYADYIVESLRR, encoded by the exons ATGGTTCCACCAATTGAAACCCCGAACAAAAACCACGACGCTCATTACGCCCCACATGCTCCTCTTAATGAGAGGATTCTTTCATCGATGACGAGGAGGTCTGTTGCTGCTCACCCTTGGCATGATCTTGAGATAG GACCTGGAGCTCCAACTGTGTTCAACACT GTAGTTGAAATATCGAAAGGAAGCAAGGTGAAATATGAGCTTGACAAGAAAACTGGATTAATTAAG GTTGATCGTGTGCTCTACTCATCTGTTGTGTATCCCCACAACTATGGTTTCATTCCTCGTACTCTTTGCGAGGACAATGACCCCATGGATGTCTTGGTTATTATGCAG GAGCCAGTTCTTCCTGGATGCTTTCTTCGGGCTAGAGCTATAGGCCTCATGCCTATGATCGATCAG GGTGAGAAAGATGACAAGATAATTGCTGTTTGTGCCGATGATCCTGAGTACCGAGACATCAATGATATCAAGGATCTCCCACCACATCGTTTGGCTGAGATACGCCGCTTCTTTGAAGACT acaagaaaaatgagaacaaGGAAGTTGCAGTTAATGACTTTCTGCCTGCTTCTGCTGCCTATGAAGCAATCCAGTACTCCAT GAACCTCTATGCAGACTACATAGTGGAGAGCCTGAGGCGGTAG